GAACACATGTCACCTGAGTCTTTCCGTAAAAGGACTCGGAATGATAGCACGCCGCCCTACACCGCGAACGCCGCGAACTTGATCTCCGTCATCGCCTCCATGGCGAAGCGCACACCCTCGCGGCCCTGCCCGCTCAGCTTGATGCCGCCGTACGGCATGTGGTCGGCGCGATAAGCCGAGCTGTCATTGATGATGACGGAGCCGACCTCCAGTTCCTCGATAGCCTGGAAGGCCTCCCGGATGTCGTTGGTGAAGACGCCCGCGTTGAGGCCATACTTGGACTCGTTCGCCAGGGCGATGGCCTGACGCCACTCGTCGAACGGTTCCAGCACCACCAGCGGCGCGAACGCCTCCTCGCGGCAGACCTTCGCCTCATGGTCCACGTTCGTGAGCACCGCCGGCTCCACGAACTTTCCGCGCCGCTTGCCGCCCAGGAGCAGCCGGGCGCCGCCCTGAACCGCCTCCTGAATCCACTCTTCGCTCCGCCGCGCGTTCTTCTCGTCAATCATCGGGCCCACGTCCGTCGCCGGGTCCTGGGGGTCGCCCACCTTCAGCGCCCTGACCCCGTCCAGGAAGATGGGCACGAAGCGGTCCCACACGGAACGCTGCACGTACATGCGCTGCACAGAGATGCAGATCTGCCCCGCGTACGCGAAGCCACCCACCGCGCACGCCTGCGCGGCGGCCTCCAGGTCGGCGCTGGCCGACACGAGGTTCGCCGAGTTGGAGCCAAGCTCCAGGATGAGCTTCTTCATCCCCGCCTTGTCCCGAATGGACAATCCAACGCCCACGCTGCCGGTGAAGCTGACCATAGCGACCTTCGGGTGCGTGACCAGCGCCTCGGAGACGGCGGGCGGCGCCGGGACAATGTTCACCACGCCGTCCGGCACTCTCGCCTCGCGGAAGACCTCCCCTGTCAGGAGGGCGGTCAGGGGACCTTGCGGCGGCGGCTTCCAGACGACCGTGTTGCCGACGGCCAGCGCCGGAGCGATCTTGTGCGCCGCGAGGTTAAGCGGGAAGTTGAAGGGCGCGATGGCCGCCACGACACCGATGGGCTGACGGATGTAGAACCCGTGCCGCCCCCGTCCGTTGGGCACGGCGTCCATGGTGAGCGCCTCGCCCCAAAGATGGCCGGCCTCCTCCGACGCCTGACGGAACGTGGTCACGCTGCGGGC
The sequence above is a segment of the Dehalococcoidia bacterium genome. Coding sequences within it:
- a CDS encoding aldehyde dehydrogenase family protein, whose protein sequence is MTSRIAASFVRTQLLINGRLVPGKGETYEHRNPYNDEVLTVVAQADAQQMTEAIESAAAAFASYRKTPAHQRAEILLRISKGIEACGEDLARSIAREVGKPLKQARGEVARSVTTFRQASEEAGHLWGEALTMDAVPNGRGRHGFYIRQPIGVVAAIAPFNFPLNLAAHKIAPALAVGNTVVWKPPPQGPLTALLTGEVFREARVPDGVVNIVPAPPAVSEALVTHPKVAMVSFTGSVGVGLSIRDKAGMKKLILELGSNSANLVSASADLEAAAQACAVGGFAYAGQICISVQRMYVQRSVWDRFVPIFLDGVRALKVGDPQDPATDVGPMIDEKNARRSEEWIQEAVQGGARLLLGGKRRGKFVEPAVLTNVDHEAKVCREEAFAPLVVLEPFDEWRQAIALANESKYGLNAGVFTNDIREAFQAIEELEVGSVIINDSSAYRADHMPYGGIKLSGQGREGVRFAMEAMTEIKFAAFAV